From a single Peromyscus maniculatus bairdii isolate BWxNUB_F1_BW_parent chromosome 4, HU_Pman_BW_mat_3.1, whole genome shotgun sequence genomic region:
- the Ocstamp gene encoding LOW QUALITY PROTEIN: osteoclast stimulatory transmembrane protein (The sequence of the model RefSeq protein was modified relative to this genomic sequence to represent the inferred CDS: inserted 2 bases in 1 codon; deleted 1 base in 1 codon) — protein MRDNRGATEHLLRLGWKFWRLGIGKALVPLQRAWKAFSQPVPASCGDLLIQLLLCVSLASVTAGLVHHWLISSQLYPRGPPALVTTVCGLLVFLSLGLVPPIRCLFALSVPTLGSEQGRRLLLSYSVANLAVAVVPNVLANVGAAGRVLSCVTKGSLESLLNTTYQLRLASQALGTVGHAGGRSLAFEAQGNGSVFRLHMRTVTQQILEDFSGLEFLAQAALGVQRVVTGLLMLGLLGESAWYLHRYLTDLRFDNIYATRQLVQQLAQAGATHLLASPPPWLLQAAQPKLSREEVLSCLLRLGLLALLLAATAVTVATDYGAFLLAQAAVAWAQKLPTVPITLTVKYDASYKLLDFIHFVLNQPPVESVFASAQRSFQWELYSLPHDCHLPRAQPPRVTVALAAGALQLLAGATLVLQAYAWRLRHAIAASFFPAQEARRVSHLKDRLQRRHDRSDRLDRQACTMGTWEPREACRGRELRSHRDLSRLAPLWPPCXTLGRSLQVSEPRFPYLHDERAWQP, from the exons ATGAGGGACAACAGAGGAGCCACGGAACACCTCCTCAGGTTGGG GTGGAAGTTCTGGCGCTTGGGAATCGGCAAGGCACTTGTCCCGCTGCAGAGGGCCTGGAAAGCCTTCTCCCAGCCTGTCCCAGCCAGCTGCGGTGACCTGCTGATTCAGCTGCTCCTGTGTGTTTCCCTGGCTAGTGTCACCGCAGGCCTGGTTCATCACTGGCTGATCTCTTCGCAGCTTTATCCTCGGGGACCCCCTGCCCTGGTGACCACTGTCTGTGGTCTCCTGGTCTTCCTGAGCCTGGGCCTGGTGCCCCCCATACGCTGCCTATTTGCGCTCAGTGTGCCTACCCTGGGCTCCGAGCAGGGCCGCCGGCTACTCCTGTCCTACAGTGTGGCCAACCTGGCTGTTGCTGTGGTGCCAAATGTCTTAGCCAACGTGGGTGCCGCTGGGCGAGTGCTGAGCTGTGTTACTAAGGGCTCGTTGGAGAGTCTGCTTAACACCACTTATCAGCTGCGCCTGGCATCCCAGGCACTGGGCACAGTCGGCCATGCTGGCGGCCGGAGCCTGGCGTTTGAGGCACAGGGCAACGGTTCGGTCTTCCGCCTTCACATGCGCACGGTCACTCAGCAGATCCTGGAGGACTTCTCTGGCCTGGAGTTCCTGGCTCAGGCAGCCCTGGGGGTTCAGCGGGTAGTCACCGGGCTGTTGATGCTGGGCCTCCTGGGCGAGTCTGCCTGGTACCTTCACCGCTACCTCACTGATCTGCGCTTCGACAATATCTATGCCACTCGGCAGCTGGTTCAGCAGCTGGCCCAGGCTGGTGCCACACATCTGCTggcctctccacctccctggctGCTCCAAGCGGCCCAGCCAAAGCTGTCGCGTGAGGAGGTGCTGAGCTGCCTCCTCAGGCTGGGACTACTGGCACTGCTCCTAGCAGCTACGGCTGTGACAGTGGCCACAGACTATGGGGCCTTCCTCCTGGCGCAGGCAGCTGTGGCCTGGGCTCAGAAGCTGCCCACTGTCCCCATCACACTCACAGTGAAGTATGAC GCCTCCTATAAACTCCTAGACTTCATCCACTTCGTCCTCAACCAGCCTCCGGTGGAGAGCGTGTTTGCCTCGGCACAGCGCTCCTTCCAGTGGGAGCTGTACTCCTTGCCCCACGACTGCCACCTGCCTCGGGCTCAGCCGCCCCGCGTCACGGTCGCGCTGGCCGCGGGCGCCCTGCAGCTGCTGGCGGGTGCCACCTTAGTGCTGCAGGCCTACGCTTGGCGCCTGCGGCATGCCATCGCAGCCTCCTTCTTCCCGGCCCAGGAAGCCAGGAGGGTTAGCCACTTGAAGGACCGGCTCCAGAGGAGACACGACCGGAGTGACCGCCTGGACAGACAGGCCTGCACCATGGGCACCTGGGAACCCAGGGAAGCC TGCAGGGGACGAGAGCTCCGGAGTCACAGGGACCTCAGTCGCTTGGCCCCTCTTTGGCCTCCGTG GACCTTGGGTAGGTCACTGCAAGTCTCGGAGCCTCGCTTTCCGTATCTACATGATGAACGTGCATGGCAACCTTGA